In Paenibacillus segetis, the genomic window AATGAAGAGGAAATGAGAGCGCAGACATCTCCTGTTGAAGGCGAAGATGCGAAGTATATCGACCTTCGGCTACCACAGGAGGCGGCCAAAATTCCATATGTTCATATCTGAGTTAGAACAAGCGCAACAACAATTAAATAAGAAAAGGTGGAAGCGAATTAAGCGGATGCAGAAGAAACAGCAAAAGCCAAATAAGCCGAAGCGAATGAAAGTGTGAAGCACACTCTTAAGCCTAATGGGCGGGGAGTGTGCTTTTTTGCGTTGTCTGGGGGAGGGGTGAGTGGTGGGAATGAGTAAATGGGACTGAGGTGAGAAGGGGAGATTGTTTTGGGGATGGGATTTGGGTAGTTGCAGAAGAAGGAGGCTACGTAGTTGCAGAAAGAAAGAGAACGTGTAGCAGTGGAGTGAGGCCATGTGATTGTAAAGAGAGGCCAAGTAGCTCCAGAAAGAGAGCATGTAGCTGTGGACTGAGATCAAATAGTTAAAGATAGAGACCAAGTAGCTGAGGAATGAGGTCAAGTAGTTGCACAAAGTACAACTAAACTTAATTATATTGCCAAGTTACTGATATTAATTGCAGAAACTACACTTAAATATACTAGATTCGCTGACTTCGGCCTTTTTGGCCTATTTTAATTGCACTATATGCAACTATTGTATTTCACAACGATGTTCTGTTCGAAATAGTTGTACTTTGTGCAACTACTGGTTTAGAAGCGGAGGCCGGATATTTGAATACTGGAGAAATGAAGGTCAGCGTACTTGAGGGAAATAGAGAAGGGCGTATACGAACTATAGGGTGGCTGGAAATGGTTATTTTGAGTTAATGAAGGGAGGGTAACGAAATGAGAATTAGTCTATATGCAGTAAGGCTAGCGGAGGGCTGGAACCTTGGGGTGAGTCTGGATCTGAGGGTCGATGTGAGATGGTGGGTAGTGGGTGAGGGCCAAGGGAGGTCGGTAGATAGGAATGAGAAAGTAACGAGAGGATTGCTTGGTAGAGTGGATAGTAGTGAAGATAGAGGTGAAGATAGTATTCGATGTGAACCTAGAATGGAAGTAAAAGCGATGGTTTTACTTTCAGAATCTATGCCACTGGGATGGGCGATTTCATTGCGGGAAAGGTTTATCCATCAAGCTACTATGGATAGCTGGGAGCTAGAGGACTGGGCTAGCTATATGAAACAAGGATTAAAAGAAGAGCTGGCCTTGGAAGGGAAGTCGGTGAATGACGGAAATAGGCCACTTCAGTGGGATTTAATAGTAGTGGGCCAACCTAGCTGGGTATGGCTCAAAGGAAGAGGATTATCTCCGTTAGGAATGGTTCTGACAGAACAAGAGAGTGATAGGAGCGGGAAATCGAGTGAGGGGTCATATGTAGTAGATTCAAGAAAGCGGAGTGAATTGCTTGAGGAAGCGGAGTGGCTGGCCTCCGCGTTAGAAGGCCGTTCGCTACTGGAGTCGGAGCTGCAGCAACTGCTGGCGGAGACCGCGCCGCACCTTGCATCTGCGGCGTGGTTCTCCGCGGCTCAGCTCGCGCACCTGCAAGGGCGCGTGCAATTCACTGCGGGCGTGGCATCCGCCACCGCCCGCCCAGGGCAAGCCCTGCGCCCGCTATCGCGGCGCCGGGCCCAGGCACCCCGCTGCCGGCGTTGCGGCAGCGAAGTGCATCGCCGCACGCCCTGCGGGTCGTGCGGTACAAGCAGCTGCGCTTACTGCGAGGCCTGCCTCGCGCTCGGGCGCAGCCGCTCTTGTGCGCTGCTGCTTCGCGGCAGCGCCAGGGCCACCGTGCCGCCCGCTGGAGGCGGCACGGCACGGTGTACCCCCACCGAGTCCTTACTGGATCGGTGGGGGCTCAGTCCCGCGCAGCGCATGGCTGCGGGGGCGGCACTGCGCTTCCTGGCGGAGCCACAGGAAGCGGGTATGCCCGCCCATGCGTCACGCGGGGCGGGGGTTCTCCAGCGCGCGGCATCATGCGCGCGCATAGTACTTCGCGGTGGCGGCGGCCGATCAGGTGAGGTTTCGCCACCGCCACCGCGAAGCTTCCTGCTTTGGGCCGTCACCGGCGCAGGTAAGACGGAAATGATCTTTCCGCTGCTGAGATATGTACTGGACCAGGGTGGACGGGTTCTAG contains:
- a CDS encoding DEAD/DEAH box helicase, encoding MEVKAMVLLSESMPLGWAISLRERFIHQATMDSWELEDWASYMKQGLKEELALEGKSVNDGNRPLQWDLIVVGQPSWVWLKGRGLSPLGMVLTEQESDRSGKSSEGSYVVDSRKRSELLEEAEWLASALEGRSLLESELQQLLAETAPHLASAAWFSAAQLAHLQGRVQFTAGVASATARPGQALRPLSRRRAQAPRCRRCGSEVHRRTPCGSCGTSSCAYCEACLALGRSRSCALLLRGSARATVPPAGGGTARCTPTESLLDRWGLSPAQRMAAGAALRFLAEPQEAGMPAHASRGAGVLQRAASCARIVLRGGGGRSGEVSPPPPRSFLLWAVTGAGKTEMIFPLLRYVLDQGGRVLVATPRRDVVLELAPRLAVAFPDEKIAVLYGGSPQRWVKAQLFLATTHQLLRFHQSFDLVIIDELDAFPYHNDPMLAYAAEQCCKWNGRFVYLSATPPDALQREIAAGRLPHAKVPARFHGHPLPLPIHITMKSVEDCLHRQSVSSSLIRSLQVSISRGAQIFVFVSRIRHITPLVALLRQHFPNIAIEGTSSQDEGRTDKVLAFRAGEIRMLITTTILERGVTVPRSDVYILDADSGLFDEASLVQMAGRAGRSKDDPAGVVVFASPEWSKSQRGACRQIKSMNIIARKNGFLWDKREG